From one Gossypium hirsutum isolate 1008001.06 chromosome D08, Gossypium_hirsutum_v2.1, whole genome shotgun sequence genomic stretch:
- the LOC107910141 gene encoding heat shock factor-binding protein, translating into MDGHNLEDSKQSTADMSVFVQNLLQQMQSRFQTMSESIITKIDEMGDRINELEQSINDLKAEMGMEGSPSPLAPPKQKSDGANQEDDSA; encoded by the exons ATG GACGGGCATAATTTGGAAGACTCAAAGCAAAGCACTGCTGATATGTCTGTTTTC gtgCAAAATCTTCTTCAACAAATG CAATCCAGGTTTCAAACAATGTCGGAGTCCATCATCACAAAGA TAGATGAAATGGGAGACCGTATAAATGAGCTGGAGCAGAGCATCAATGACCTAAAAGCAGAGATGGGAATGGAGGGCTCTCCATCCCCTTTAGCCCCACCAAAGCAAAAGTCAGACGGAGCGAATCAAGAGGATGACTCTGCATAA